The Hydrotalea sp. genomic sequence TGGGCGATGAAATGAAAAAAAGCTACATGGAATATGCTATGAGCGTGATTGTCGCCCGCGCCCTGCCCGATGTGCGCGATGGTTTAAAACCGGTGCACCGCCGTATTCTTTACGCCATGAATGAAAATGGTTACGATTGGTCAAAACCATTTCGCAAATCGGCGCGTATCGTGGGGGAGGTCATGGGTAAATACCACCCGCACGGCGACCAATCGATTTATGATTCGATGGTGCGCATGGCGCAGGATTTCTCACTCCGCCTGCCGCTTATCGCCGGCCAGGGGAACTTCGGCTCGCTCGATGGTGACCCACCGGCGGCGATGCGCTATACCGAGGCACGGCTCGCCAAGTCGGCCGAAACATTGCTGACCGATATCGACAGCGACACGGTCGATTTCGGCACCAATTACGACGATTCAATGCCCGAACCGTTTGTTTTGCCGGCGCGGATTCCGAACCTGCTGGCCAATGGCGCGTCGGGCATCGCGGTGGGCATGGCGACCAATATCCCGCCGCATAATTTGGGCGAGCTGTTGCGTGCCCTTATCGCGCTGGTCAATAATCCGCAACTTTCTGACGATGAAATTAAAAAAATTGTCCCGGGCCCCGATTTCCCAACCGGCGGTTTGATTATGGGGCGCGAGGGCATCGACCAATCATTTGCCACCGGTCGCGGTTCGATTAAAATGCGCGGCCGCGCCACGATTGAAACATTCGGCAAGGACCGCGAGATGATTGTCATCACCGAGGTGCCATACCAAGTCAACAAGGCAACGATGATAGAAAAAATGGCCGAGCTGGTGCAGAATAAGGTCATCGAAGGGGTCAGCGACATCCGCGATGAATCTGACCGCACTGGCGTGCGCGTCGTATTGGAAATTAGAAAGGACGCCACGGCGCAGGTCATATTGCAACAGCTGTATAAATTTTCGCCGCTCGAAACCAGTTTTGGCGTCAACATGTTATCGCTGAACAATGGCCTGCCCGAAATGTTGCCAGTGCCGCGCGTCCTGCATCGGTTTGTCGAATTCCGTGATGAGGTTATCCAACGGCGTAGCCGGTTTTTGCTGGGCAAGGCGCGGGCGCGGGCGCATATCGTTGCCGGCCTTATCATCGCCACCGACAATATCGATGAAATGATTGCGATGATAAAATCATCGAAGGACGCCGAGGAAGCGCGGGTAAAAATGACAACCAAGCAATGGTCGGCCGACGCCGTGGTGCCATTTTTAAAATTGATAGACAAGGCCGATAAGAACCTCGCCGGCACAAAATACAAATTGAGCGACGAGCAGGCGCGCGCTATTCTTGACCTGCGCCTGCAACGCCTCACCGCGCTGGAAAAAGACAAATTGGGCAACGAGATGAAGGAATTGTCGGATAACATCAACGCCTATGAAAAACTATTGGCCGATGAAGCCGCGCGCCGTGCCGTAATGGTCAAGGAGTTTGAAGAATCGCTGGCGGCCTTCGCCACGCCGCGCCGCACCGCCATCGTCGCCAAGCAAGAGGATGTGGAAATAACCGACCTGATTGAGAAGGAAGACATGATGGTCAGCGTTACCTACGGCGGTTACATCAAGCGCGTGCCGCTCGATTCCTATCGCACGCAAAAACGCGGCGGCAAGGGCAAAATGGGCATGACGACTAAGGAAGATGATTTCGTGTGGAAGGTTTTTGTCGCCGACACCCACACCGACATGCTGTTTTTTTCGTCGAGCGGTCGGTGCTACAAATTAAAAGTCTACGAAATCCCCGAGAGTTCGATGGCCAGCAAGGGCAAGTCCTTGGTCAATATCTTGCCGTTGGCGGCGCGCGAACGCATCACCACGGTGCTCGCCCTGCCAACCGACAGCAAGGATTGGGAAGATAAATTCATGGTGTTTGCCACGGCGTCGGGTTATGCGCGGCGCAACCTGCTGTCGGATTTTGCCGACGAGCGCAAGGCCGGCAAGGTCGCAATGAAATTGGACGACGGCGATAGTTTGGTTGGCGTGTTGATAGCCTCGGCCGAGCAAGATATTTTCCTCGCCACCGAACAATCATCGGCCATTCGCTTCCCGATTTCGCGGCAGAGCGAAGACGGCGATGAAAAGGGCGTGCGGGTTTTTTCTGGCCGTGCGTCCAACGGCGTAACGGCTATCAAATTAGCAAGCGGCGACCGCGTGGTGGCGATGGATATTATGAATCGCGGCGAAGAAGATTCCGAAAAACGCGATGGTTACTTGGCGGTTGCCAATGCCAAGGCGCGATTAAAGGACAAGGATTACGCCGCGTCTGGGTCGGAGGATGCAACCCGCGACAAGGCCAAGGTGGCAGAATTCGATAAAACATTATTCAGCAAAATGGCGGCCGAGGAACAATTTGTCCTGACCATCAACGAGGCGGGGTTTGGCCAATTATGTTCGTCATATGATTACCGCACCACCAACCGCGGCGGCAAGGGTATCAGCAACATGGATAGCGGCAGTAAAATTATCGACGCCTTCCTTATCAGCCCGAAAGATGACGAGGTGATGATTGTTACCGACGGCGGGCAAACCATCCGTATCCACACCAAATCAATCCGCCGCGTGTCGCGCAACGCCAAGGGCGTGAAATTAGCTAGCCTGGACAGCGAACAAAAAATTGCCTCGGTCGCCCATATTAGTTATATTGGCGAAGAAGAAATTGAAAACGACAGCGACGATAAGGGCGACAACCAACCCAGCGCGAAGCCAACCGAATAAACCAAGCCAACAGCAAGATGAAAAAAGCGGTTTACCCCGGGACGTTCGACCCCATCACCCTGGGGCATCTGAATGTTTTGTCGCGCGCCACCAACCTGTGCGACAATTTAATCGTCGGCGTCGCCGGCCACAGCGGTAAGGCCACGATGTTTTCATTGGCCGAACGGGTGGCAATGGTCGAGGCATCGTTAAAAAAATTAGACCCAGCGGTGGTAAAAAAAATAACCGTGCAACCGGTCGATGGGTTGTTGATAGATTTCATGAAACGCGAGGGTGCCGGCGTTATTATTCGCGGCCTGCGCGCCATCAGCGATTTTGAATATGAATTTCAATTGGCCGAAATGAACGCGCGGTTGGATAAAAACATCGAAACCATTTTTTTAATGGCGGGCGAGGGCCACCATTTTATTTCATCGCAATTGGTCAAACAGGTTGCATCCTTGGGCGGCAATATTGCGCCATTCGTCGGCCAAACCATCGCCGACATGATTAAGAAAAAGTTGCAGAAGTAGTTTTTAAAAATGAAAAAAATAATACAAAAAATAATAATTAATGCGCCATGCAACAACGTATGGCAAGCCGTGGTGGTAAAATCAAATTATAACAAATGGGCAAGTGCTTTTAAAGAGGGGAGCAGTTTTGAGGGGGATTTTGTTAAAGGCGCGACTATAAAATTTTTTTCTGAGCAAGATAACAACAACGAACCGAGTTATGCGCTAAAAAGCACCATCGCCGAATGCAAGCCCAATGAATTTATTTCTATCCGCCATGACGAATGGGCGGGCGCGTATGAAAACTATAGTTTCAAAAAAATTACCGACCAGCAAACCGAATTCATGCTTGAGCTGGATTGTTTGGAAGATTATTACGACATGATGAATAAAATGTGGGGCGAGGCCTTGCTAAAATTAAAATCAGTCGCCGAGGGTTTGTAATCCTCAATTATTTTTTATAATCGTTGTTATTGTATCGGCAAAGCCCAACAGGTCGAACAACTCCATCATGTCGGGCGGTGGGGATTTTAAAAAATGCAATTCCTTGCCACCGCGCGGGTGGGTGAAACCCAATTCAAAGGCATGTAAACATTGGCGCGGAAAGCCCATCAACCCCATCGCCGTTGCGCCGGTGGTTTGTTTGCTGGGTTGCCGCGCCCGCCCGCCATATATCGCGTCGCCGACCAGCGGGTGTTTCAGGTAAGCCATGTGCGCGCGAATTTGGTGGGTGCGTCCGGTCATCAACCGGCATTCCAATAATGAAACATCGTCGTCCTGCGCTAAAATCCTGTAGTGGGTTTCGGCAACGCGGCCGCCCTTTTCCACCGGCACAATTGTCATCTGCAATCGATTATTTTTATTGCGCCCCAGCGGTTGGTTGACAATGCCGATGTTGCCCGCCGTCGCCGGCAATGCCACCCGCCCCCAGGCCAGGGCGATGTAACGCCGCCGAATATTCCGCGCCGTGAAATCGCGCGTTAATGATTGGTGCGCCATGTCGTTTTTGGCAATCACCATCAGGCCAGATGTGTCCTTATCCAACCGGTGCACAATGCCCGGGCGCATGACGCCGTTGATGCCAGACAGGTGTTTGCCGCAATGGTGGAGCAAGCCATGCACCAGCGTGCCGGTCCAATTGCCGATGCTGGGGTGCACGGTCAGGCCGGCCGGTTTGTTCAACACCAAAATATCTTTGTCTTCAAAAATAATATCGAAATCCATTGCCTCGGGCGTTAAATCCAATTGGCGCGGCGGCGGCACCACCAGGGTGATTCTATCGCCGGCCTTAATTTTTTGGTCGGGGTCGCGCGCCGGCGCGTCGTTCAACAATGTCGCGCCGTTTTTAATCCACCCTTGAATCTGGTTGCGGCTGACGCCGGCCATGTCGGGGTCGGTCACGGCCACGCCGACCAAAAACTTATCGAGCCGTTTTTGGCTGGGCGGCAATTTTTCCACCACGT encodes the following:
- the gyrA gene encoding DNA gyrase subunit A; this encodes MSKKENDSNKGKTADGKDIIPSVGMGGGMVQGISPIALGDEMKKSYMEYAMSVIVARALPDVRDGLKPVHRRILYAMNENGYDWSKPFRKSARIVGEVMGKYHPHGDQSIYDSMVRMAQDFSLRLPLIAGQGNFGSLDGDPPAAMRYTEARLAKSAETLLTDIDSDTVDFGTNYDDSMPEPFVLPARIPNLLANGASGIAVGMATNIPPHNLGELLRALIALVNNPQLSDDEIKKIVPGPDFPTGGLIMGREGIDQSFATGRGSIKMRGRATIETFGKDREMIVITEVPYQVNKATMIEKMAELVQNKVIEGVSDIRDESDRTGVRVVLEIRKDATAQVILQQLYKFSPLETSFGVNMLSLNNGLPEMLPVPRVLHRFVEFRDEVIQRRSRFLLGKARARAHIVAGLIIATDNIDEMIAMIKSSKDAEEARVKMTTKQWSADAVVPFLKLIDKADKNLAGTKYKLSDEQARAILDLRLQRLTALEKDKLGNEMKELSDNINAYEKLLADEAARRAVMVKEFEESLAAFATPRRTAIVAKQEDVEITDLIEKEDMMVSVTYGGYIKRVPLDSYRTQKRGGKGKMGMTTKEDDFVWKVFVADTHTDMLFFSSSGRCYKLKVYEIPESSMASKGKSLVNILPLAARERITTVLALPTDSKDWEDKFMVFATASGYARRNLLSDFADERKAGKVAMKLDDGDSLVGVLIASAEQDIFLATEQSSAIRFPISRQSEDGDEKGVRVFSGRASNGVTAIKLASGDRVVAMDIMNRGEEDSEKRDGYLAVANAKARLKDKDYAASGSEDATRDKAKVAEFDKTLFSKMAAEEQFVLTINEAGFGQLCSSYDYRTTNRGGKGISNMDSGSKIIDAFLISPKDDEVMIVTDGGQTIRIHTKSIRRVSRNAKGVKLASLDSEQKIASVAHISYIGEEEIENDSDDKGDNQPSAKPTE
- the coaD gene encoding pantetheine-phosphate adenylyltransferase, translating into MKKAVYPGTFDPITLGHLNVLSRATNLCDNLIVGVAGHSGKATMFSLAERVAMVEASLKKLDPAVVKKITVQPVDGLLIDFMKREGAGVIIRGLRAISDFEYEFQLAEMNARLDKNIETIFLMAGEGHHFISSQLVKQVASLGGNIAPFVGQTIADMIKKKLQK
- a CDS encoding SRPBCC domain-containing protein translates to MKKIIQKIIINAPCNNVWQAVVVKSNYNKWASAFKEGSSFEGDFVKGATIKFFSEQDNNNEPSYALKSTIAECKPNEFISIRHDEWAGAYENYSFKKITDQQTEFMLELDCLEDYYDMMNKMWGEALLKLKSVAEGL
- a CDS encoding RluA family pseudouridine synthase, whose translation is MPDTKPDNAASKVAVTKNYVVEKLPPSQKRLDKFLVGVAVTDPDMAGVSRNQIQGWIKNGATLLNDAPARDPDQKIKAGDRITLVVPPPRQLDLTPEAMDFDIIFEDKDILVLNKPAGLTVHPSIGNWTGTLVHGLLHHCGKHLSGINGVMRPGIVHRLDKDTSGLMVIAKNDMAHQSLTRDFTARNIRRRYIALAWGRVALPATAGNIGIVNQPLGRNKNNRLQMTIVPVEKGGRVAETHYRILAQDDDVSLLECRLMTGRTHQIRAHMAYLKHPLVGDAIYGGRARQPSKQTTGATAMGLMGFPRQCLHAFELGFTHPRGGKELHFLKSPPPDMMELFDLLGFADTITTIIKNN